A stretch of Bacillota bacterium DNA encodes these proteins:
- a CDS encoding HNH endonuclease signature motif containing protein — translation MKRQADPLCELCLAEGRVTPAEMVHHKVPLREGGELLDMGNLVSVCRACHAKLHRRPTG, via the coding sequence ATGAAGCGGCAAGCGGACCCGCTATGTGAGTTGTGCCTTGCCGAGGGGCGTGTCACGCCTGCGGAGATGGTCCACCACAAGGTGCCGCTTCGTGAGGGTGGCGAGCTGCTTGACATGGGCAACCTCGTGAGCGTATGCCGGGCGTGTCATGCAAAGCTGCATCGGCGACCGACGGGGTAA